The following proteins are encoded in a genomic region of Microtus ochrogaster isolate Prairie Vole_2 chromosome 5, MicOch1.0, whole genome shotgun sequence:
- the Htr1b gene encoding 5-hydroxytryptamine receptor 1B yields MEEQGVQCAPPPPAFSQTGVPLVNLSHNCSADSYIYQDSIAMPWKVLLAALLALITLATTLSNAFVIATVYRTRKLHTPANYLIASLAVTDLLVSILVMPISTMYTVTGRWTLGQVVCDFWLSSDITCCTASIMHLCVIALDRYWAITDAVEYSAKRTPRRAAIMITLVWVFSISISLPPFFWRQAKAEEEVLDCLVNTDHVLYTVYSTVGAFYLPTLLLIALYGRIYVEARSRILKQTPNKTGKRLTRAQLITDSPGSTSSVTSINSRAPDVPSESGSPVYVNQVKVRISDALLEKKKLMAARERKATKTLGIILGAFIVCWLPFFIISLVMPICKDACWFHMAIFDFFNWLGYLNSLINPIIYTMSNEDFKQAFHKLIRFKCTG; encoded by the coding sequence ATGGAGGAGCAGGGAGTTCAGTGCGCCCCGCCgcctcctgccttctcccagACAGGGGTACCTCTTGTCAACCTTTCACACAACTGCAGCGCCGACAGCTACATTTACCAGGACTCCATCGCCATGCCCTGGAAAGTCCTGCTGGCTGCACTGCTGGCTCTCATCACCTTGGCCACCACGCTCTCCAACGCCTTTGTGATCGCCACGGTATATCGGACCCGGAAGCTGCACACCCCGGCTAACTACCTGATTGCCTCTCTGGCAGTCACTGACCTGCTGGTATCCATCCTGGTGATGCCCATCAGCACCATGTACACGGTCACTGGACGCTGGACACTAGGCCAGGTGGTCTGTGACTTCTGGCTGTCGTCGGATATCACCTGTTGCACTGCTTCCATTATGCATCTCTGTGTCATCGCCCTGGACCGCTACTGGGCCATCACTGATGCGGTGGAGTATTCCGCTAAAAGGACTCCCAGAAGGGCGGCCATCATGATAACGCTGGTGTGGGTCTTCTCCATCTCTATTTCGCTGCCACCCTTCTTCTGGCGTCAAGCCAAAGCAGAGGAGGAGGTGCTGGACTGTTTGGTGAACACCGACCACGTCCTCTATACGGTCTACTCCACGGTGGGCGCTTTCTATTTACCCACCTTGCTCCTCATCGCCCTCTACGGCCGCATCTATGTGGAAGCCCGCTCTCGGATTTTGAAACAGACACCCAATAAGACCGGCAAGCGCTTGACCCGAGCCCAACTGATAACAGACTCCCCTGGGTCCACGTCCTCGGTCACCTCTATTAACTCCCGGGCTCCCGACGTGCCCAGTGAGTCCGGGTCTCCTGTGTACGTGAACCAAGTCAAAGTGCGAATCTCAGACGCCCTGCTGGAAAAGAAGAAGCTCATGGCCGCTAGGGAGCGCAAAGCCACCAAGACCCTAGGGATCATTTTAGGAGCATTTATTGTGTGTTGGCTGCCCTTCTTCATCATCTCCCTGGTGATGCCTATCTGCAAGGATGCCTGCTGGTTTCACATGGCCATCTTTGACTTCTTCAATTGGCTAGGCTATCTTAACTCCCTCATCAACCCCATCATCTACACTATGTCTAATGAGGACTTCAAACAAGCATTCCATAAACTGATACGCTTTAAGTGTACAGGTTGA